One Nicotiana sylvestris chromosome 12, ASM39365v2, whole genome shotgun sequence genomic window carries:
- the LOC104242947 gene encoding laccase-17-like, protein MGFSSTFPSLVPMAIFIIAFLALCLMPQPAQAITRHYEFNITMQNVTRLCHTKSIVTVNGKFPGPRIVTREGDRLLIKVNNHVPNNISIHWHGVRQLRSGWADGPAYITQCPIQTGQSYVYNYTIIGQRGTLWWHAHISWLRSTLYGPLIILPKKNESYPFLKPFKEVPIILGEWFNADPEAIISQALQTGGGPNVSDAYTINGLPGLLYNCSTKDTFKLKVKPGKTYLLRMINAALNDELFFSIANHTLTVVDADAVYVKPFDTNTILITPGQTTNVLLKTKSEYPSATFLMTARPYVTGQGTFDNSTVAGILEYETPISHSTKSIKKLPLFKPTLPPLNDTSFATNFSKKLHSLANSQFPAKVPQNVDKHFFFTVGLGTTPCDKNQICQGPTNTTKFAASINNVSFIQPTTALLQSHFIGQSNGVYSPYFPINPLHWFNYTGTPPNNTRVNNGTKVLVLPFNTSVELIMQDTSILGAESHPLHLHGFNFYVVGQGFGNFDPNKDPANFNLIDPVERNTVGVPSGGWVAIRFLADNPGVWFMHCHLEVHTSWGLKMAWLVLDGKLPNQKLLPPPSDLPQC, encoded by the exons ATGGGTTTTTCTAGTACTTTTCCATCATTAGTTCCTATGGCAATATTCATTATTGCTTTTCTGGCACTATGTCTCATGCCTCAGCCTGCACAAGCCATCACCAGACACTATGAGTTCAAT ATTACAATGCAAAATGTCACTAGATTGTGCCACACTAAAAGCATAGTGACGGTCAATGGAAAATTCCCAGGGCCTCGTATTGTGACAAGGGAGGGTGATCGTCTCCTTATAAAAGTCAATAACCATGTTCCTAACAACATTTCTATTCATTG GCATGGAGTGAGACAGCTTCGTAGTGGATGGGCAGATGGTCCTGCATATATAACACAATGCCCCATTCAAACAGGCCAAAGTTATGTATACAATTACACAATTATTGGTCAAAGAGGGACTTTGTGGTGGCATGCCCATATTTCATGGCTAAGATCTACTCTTTATGGCCCTCTAATTATCCTTCCTAAGAAAAATGAATCCTACCCTTTTCTCAAACCATTCAAGGAAGTTCCAATCATTTTAG GAGAATGGTTCAATGCTGATCCTGAAGCCATCATTAGCCAAGCTCTACAAACTGGTGGAGGTCCAAATGTCTCTGATGCTTACACCATCAATGGCCTTCCAGGGCTCTTGTACAATTGCTCCACAAAAG ATACATTCAAGCTAAAGGTTAAGCCAGGAAAAACATATCTTCTTCGTATGATCAATGCTGCACTAAACGATGAGCTTTTCTTCAGCATTGCAAATCATACACTCACAGTAGTCGACGCTGATGCAGTATACGTTAAACCTTTTGATACGAATACAATACTTATAACACCAGGACAGACAACAAATGTCCTTTTGAAAACCAAATCTGAATACCCTAGCGCCACTTTTCTCATGACTGCTAGACCTTATGTTACTGGCCAAGGCACTTTTGACAACTCCACTGTTGCTGGAATTCTTGAATATGAAACCCCAATTTCTCATTCAACCAAATCAATCAAGAAACTTCCTTTGTTTAAGCCTACTTTACCACCTTTAAATGACACTTCATTTGCCACCAATTTTAGTAAGAAACTCCACAGTTTAGCAAATTCTCAATTTCCTGCTAAAGTCCCACAAAATGTTGACAAACATTTCTTTTTCACAGTAGGCCTTGGTACAACTCCTTGTGACAAAAATCAAATTTGTCAAGGTCCTACTAATACAACCAAATTTGCAGCATCGATTAATAACGTATCGTTTATACAACCTACAACTGCACTGCTTCAATCTCATTTCATTGGACAATCAAACGGTGTTTATAGCCCTTATTTTCCTATTAATCCTTTGCATTGGTTCAACTATACCGGGACTCCTCCAAATAACACAAGGGTTAATAATGGTACTAAAGTTTTGGTACTTCCTTTTAATACAAGTGTTGAGTTAATCATGCAAGATACAAGTATTCTTGGTGCTGAAAGCCATCCACTTCATCTTCATGGCTTTAATTTCTATGTTGTTGGCCAAGGTTTTGGTAACTTTGACCCTAATAAGGATCCTGCTAACTTCAATCTCATTGACCCTGTTGAGAGGAACACTGTAGGTGTGCCATCTGGTGGATGGGTCGCTATTCGATTTTTAGCAGATAATCCAG